Proteins co-encoded in one Ornithorhynchus anatinus isolate Pmale09 chromosome 14, mOrnAna1.pri.v4, whole genome shotgun sequence genomic window:
- the MEI1 gene encoding meiosis inhibitor protein 1 isoform X2, protein MGTLLGILHTLDDHGILDLSIKVLVQLLMELKSQRFVYYVLDVCQKKLCNMSSTRSSVPTLMLLGKLLNAIPALAQPLVIEHGPIIEYLQKCLMYPNDRVKAAACYLYGKLFSSPATAERLLEYFREKLCALFLATLDNAQTKELQVNGIGFLNQLLKNDLFVSIIMSKSGPGGSPENGTESNPLPLVLKKLLLSRDETLQVASTGCMTAVLLHSTARYAPAFIQADIPEFLFEHLSSTSESLILSVYRCLLLLTEERLFFSKCHSVYGIESLVRSLKEILKLNNAELHRQGLQLFAEILKRQPVEIKLFTNMTICKDAGDVLREAVSCPVLEVAAEGTKAVAAFLRKDHVSFPPVHYQELQALIEAMLRRCSDLPPLSGTWRPSIRWDLPSTERDLMAQDHPMSSDVKRAFQHQGAFLINALEGFRNACRLAMEFQNDPLAQENPFTAPSTEKEDTPKTFSEFLLSVCDTFCIPMVLRHSEKATLPALMEVFMWILGSLFALVPHKGEKISRKLASSKFIRLALELKGKFCYGQSNPELNQACSKFLLGMCFNLYSAELKTGPPSQKELAEVAELLQQNLPLINNRGPKHLARLPDFLRADEASLQQQYCLVLLFYTAHVSKDRFVPDLELFSAVRGFLLSVLDHGDRPPAPVVRAILYLLAVCQKKEEAFDLVLLKAIRKALEGVSDLGPVYAHHPLLLRLFLQHPDLMSVYGHRFLELWFSWEESNLPGAEGAALPSFSTWSNSSASLNTLLSILKDNSSVLLILLDLVCSSPVDVAHRVLLVLTNFLRKNTDALGESLLCNHFLQILQRLLLESGPAPLQANRNLPLLLELLFLVQLKNEAKKELDSTDLKLLHQVSNLCGKCQPGDVEILQAAFNILYWSLHRTTPDSRKRAMAVLLSGVSMLQLLQKVLELPWAGHPSVPLRRPPPSESGLLCSAWLLAASLSDQRLVGGLEVHQTLSVALDKILNILIFWEKKDGLFLASCGS, encoded by the exons ATGGGCACCTTGCTCG GGATACTGCACACCCTAGACGATCATGGTATTCTGGATCTCTCCATTAAAG tCCTCGTGCAGCTACTGATGGAACTGAAGTCCCAGCGGTTTGTCTACTATGTACTGGATGTGTGTCAGAAGAAG CTGTGTAACATGTCCAGCACGAGGAGCAGTGTACCCACCCTGATGCTCTTGGGAAAACTGCTGAATGCCATTCCCGCCCTTGCTCAACCGCTCGTGATCGAACACG GCCCTATAATAGAATACCTGCAGAAGTGCCTGATGTATCCGAACGACAGGGTGAAGGCCGCCGCCTGCTATCTCTACGGgaagctcttctcctctcctgcaaCGGCAGAGCGGCTTTTGGAGTATTTCAGGGAGAAGCTCTGTGCCCTCTTCCTCGCCACACTGGACAATGCCCAGACCAAGGAGCTACAGGTTAATGGCATAG GTTTCCTAAATCAGCTGCTGAAGAATGACCTCTTTGTGTCCATTAtaatgagcaagtcagggccggGAGGAAGTCCTGAGAATGGTACAGAGAGCAACCCGCTGCCTTTGGTCCTCAAAAAG CTGCTGCTGTCCCGAGATGAGACGTTGCAGGTGGCGAGCACAGGTTGCATGACGGCCGTGCTTCTTCATTCCACGGCCAGATACGCCCCCGCCTTCATCCAGGCCGACATCCCGG AGTTCCTGTTTGAGCACCTCTCCAGCACCAGCGAGAGCCTTATCTTGTCCGTGTACAGATGCTTGTTGCTCCTGACTGAAGAGCGACTTTTCTTTTCCAAGTGTCACAGCGTGTACG GGATCGAGTCTTTGGTGAGGAGCCTGAAAGAGATCCTCAAGCTGAACAACGCTGAGCTGCACAGGCAGGGACTCCAGCTGTTCGCTGAGATTCTGAAGAG gcAACCGGTGGAGATCAAACTGTTCACAAACATGACCATCTGTAAAGATGCCGGCGATGTTCTTCGGGAGGCGGTGAGTTGCCCTGTTCTGGAAGTGGCGGCCGAAGGCACGAAAGCGGTGGCTGCTTTTCTCAG GAAGGACCACGTAAGCTTCCCTCCGGTGCACTATCAAGAACTGCAGGCCCTGATCGAAGCAATGCTGAGACGGTGCTCCGACCTGCCTCCTCTGTCTGGGACCTGGAGGCCCTCGATAAGATGGGATCTGCCTTCTACGGAGAGGGATCTTATGGCTCAG gaCCACCCAATGAGCAGTGATGTAAAGAGAGCCTTTCAACATCAAGGAGCATTCCTGATAAATGCCCTAGAGGGGTTCCGAAACGCCTGCAG ATTGGCCATGGAATTTCAGAATGACCCCTTGGCGCAGGAGAACCCCTTCACAGCCCCCAGCACGGAGAAGGAGGACACGCCTAAGACCTTCTCAGAGTTTCTCTTGAGCGTCTGCGACACGTTCTGTATCCCCATGGTGTTG AGGCATTCTGAAAAGGCCACCCTCCCGGCCCTGATGGAGGTTTTCATGTGGATCCTTGGCAGCCTGTTTGCCCTCGTGCCCCACAAGGGAGAGAAGATCTCCAGGAAGCTGG cTTCCTCCAAGTTCATCCGACTGGCGCTGGAGCTCAAGGGCAAGTTCTGCTACGGACAGAG TAATCCCGAGCTCAATCAAGCGTGTTCCAAGTTCCTGTTAGGCATGTGCTTCAACCTTTACTCTGCGGAACTGAAGACCGGGCCTCCTTCCCAGAAGG AGCTTGCCGAAGTAGCCGAACTCCTCCAGCAGAATCTGCCCCTCATAAACAACAGGGGCCCCAAACACCTCGCCCGCTTGCCGGACTTCCTCCGGGCGGACGAGGCCTCTCTCCAGCAACAATATTGTCTCGTGCTTCTCTTCTATACCGCCCATGTCAGTAAGGACAG GTTTGTGCCAGACCTGGAGCTGTTCTCGGCGGTCAGAGGGTTCCTTCTGTCGGTGCTGGATCACGGAGACCGTCCCCCTGCCCCTGTCGTCCGGGCCATTCTCTACCTGCTCGCCGTCTgtcagaagaaagaggaagcttTCGATTTG gtccttctgaaggCCATCAGAAAGGCCCTGGAGGGCGTTTCCGACCTGGGCCCCGTCTACGCGCACCATCCCCTGCTACTGCGGCTCTTCCTGCAGCACCCGGACCTGATGAGCGTCTACGGCCACCGGTTCCTGGAGCTCTGGTTTTCCTGGGAAGAGAGCAACCtcccgggggcggagggagccgCCCTCCCGTCCTTTTCTACTTGGTCTAATTCCTCAGCTAGTCTGAatactcttctctccatcctgaaGGACAATTCGAGTGTGCTGCTCATTCTGCTG gACCTGGTCTGCTCCAGCCCCGTGGATGTGGcccacagagtgctgctggtccTCACCAACTTCCTGAGGAAGAACACGGACGCCTTAGGCGAGAGCCTCCTCTGCAATCACTTCCTGCAGATCCTGCAGCGGCTCCTGTTGGAGAGCGGGCCCGCCCCCTTGCAAG CCAACAGAAATCTGCCTCTGTTGCTCGAACTCCTCTTCCTGGTTCAGCTGAAGAACGAAGCAAAGAAGGAGTTGGACAGCACCGACCTAAAGCTGCTTCACCAGG TGAGCAACCTGTGCGGGAAGTGCCAGCCGGGCGACGTGGAGATCCTGCAGGCGGCCTTCAACATCCTGTACTGGAGCCTGCACCGTACCACGCCCGACAGCCGCAAGAGAG CAATGGCGGTGCTGCTGTCCGGGGTGTccatgctgcagctgctgcagaaGGTTTTGGAACTCCCGTGGGCGGGCCACCCTTCCGTCCCGCTCCGGCGCCCTCCGCCCTCCGAGTCGGGGCTCCTCTGCTCGGCCTGGCTGCTCGCGGCTTCCCTCTCTGACCAACGGCTCGTCGGCGGCTTGGAG GTGCATCAGACGCTGTCGGTGGCGTTGGATAAAATCTTGAACATCCTCATCTTTTGGGAGAAGAAAGACGGACTGTTCTTAG CATCCTGCGGTTCCTGA